CATACTCCCGAACCGCAGTTTCTCTGATGCGGGGGTTCGAATCCCCCTGGCTTCAGTCTTTTTGTCTTTTGCCAAACCTTTGTTTTAACCCAGGAAGTCTAGAGCGTTATCTGATTTCGTTTCATTGCGTTTAAACAAGCCACAGTTCTGTACATGAAATACTTTTCGACCGTTCCTTGATACATGCACAGTGACGATGCGGCGCGCGCCGCTCTCGCTTTGTGGCGCGTCTTTTATCAACCGTTCCGCCTTTGTGGCTGTAAAGATTGGAGAGACATTTACGTAGTCTCGTGCAAAGCTGGTGATCAGACCTACTTTATTGCAGATGTTTCAGTTGTCGAAAACAAATTGGCCCCATACCGTTTGATCGATGAACCGATAAAGTTCCTCATATCGCTCATCAGATAAACCTTCAATAATCAATGCCATGCGGTTGTATCAAATCTCCGTTTTCTGCTATGTCGAGATGGACAGAAAGTTTTGAATTTCAATCGGTCAAGAATCGGACCATATCCAACGGGAGATACGCTCAGTAAGGGTTTGGTATTTGCAGATATTTTCGCTTAATCTTCGAGACATCCAGTAGTGAGTCTTAATATACGGCAGAAATTCGGGTAAAAGGTCATATTTAAAGTTAATTGCATTCTCCAGAAGTATTTATTCTAAAAGAATTTGTACGAAAAGTGGGAAATAAAGCTATTCAGGTAATTGCTCATCAGTATCTTTTTTCGCGTGTCGTGGTGAGCTTTGATGACTTACAATGAGAGTATAAAGAGATGTTCAGatcttcagatgaaatcTACATTTATCTTCTAAGAGCTTTTTCTAAGACTGCAGTGAAGTGAAACGATATCAGTAAATGTCCAGAGAGCAATAGTTGGTAGAAAGCCAACTGATACGTACTAGCATCTTTGGTAATTTCGGAGAAGTCGGTAGCTTGAATTTCGATGTGGATACCTATTATGAAATATATGAGCAATCCCGATTACTCATTAATGCTAATACTGtctactcaccttcaagtcGTCGTCTAAGAGcatcttttgaagaagcgaacatcattttgttcttgaCGTTAGCATCATCTGGTGACCTATTTGAGAAAGCAAAATGAGGAGTTAGCATTGGCGCTCAAAGCTATAACTGACTATAGCAAGATTGTAATAAAGGCATATAGGTAATATGGTTGGTCTGATGCTTTTGAAAGGACAAAAAGCCTCTTCCGACCTGATTCTCCCATTCATTCGTTCCCTTTTGCCATCGATCTCACCTGAGATTCTCTTATAGATCTCATCGCGCTCTTAAACCGCCTTGAGGGAATTGATTGCTTCTATCGTCCATTTGTCCAATTTAGCCAAATCTCTCATGTCCACACCTGAATGATGTGATATTCTCTTCTATCTGATATACAGCTCGAATTCTTGATTCAACTAGTATCACCAAATACTCATTGATAGAAATCACTCTTTCCACATAATAATCGTCTAAACCTAACGCATCCTTTCCTTGAGATATACCTGCTGATTCCAAGCAGCCACTTATAGATTGATCCTGTTTTTCACTCTGCTTATTTCCATCCCTCGAGCCTTTCCTTCCATGTTTATCATGAACAACGCGAGAGACGGATAACAGGGATTTATAGACTATGGTGAGAGGTTTAAGGTTGACTTACCAAACGACGAAAACCAATTTATTTCTgataccttcaccaccaggTAAAGTGAATTCATAATCATATACAGCCCATCTACAttctttttcaggtaattcaccaacaaaattatcaaaatctttatcttctgaagTTTTCAAAAcgataattgattttttatcttcactTAATCCATATATAACATATGTCATTTTTTTACCGGTTTTTAATTCTTGGAATTTTTCAAGACATTCTTGAGTCTATAAACGATAAATAGAAATAGATGTTAGCTTCTTGTAATATAGTTAAGTTTTTGTGTCTTCAACTCAAGGTTGACAGTTCGGATGATAAAGAAATCTGCTGGTTAGGTTCTTTGAAATTGCGAAGAGGATTCCTTAATGGGTATGAGATACTGTTATAAATTGGGAACGAGCGTTCAATCCATTTCTAAATACCCATACGTCATTCCTTCTAAAACGTTTTCAAATCATCCGTCTGATAATCGTCTAAACAGCTCCATGCTGTATTTTTTCAATTGTGGAAAGCGAAACCAGAAAGCAAGCGAAAACACGTACAGGTTGGACACCGGAAGACTATTGAATAACAAATATAtgatcatcagctttaacGTTAATCTCACGAGATATTGCTGGTACTCGAACAGATATAGATCAAACGTTAAACCCACCATTTTGACCGAGGAGTTCTATGTGAATCTAGGAGGGAAAGGTATAGGAGAGAAGGGTGTATGTCAACTATTAATCGTGGAAACAGagatgaatcaaatgaatatATCTAACGTATTCAACGATAACAGTGAATGTTAGAGCGGTGACGATGGGGGGAAGAGGTCATAAACAAgcagatagatagatagatatcatcaatacaGCGTGGCGCGAGTTACcctgatcatcatcgttacatacagtatatcgGAATAATCCTCTTGTGGCACTTAAGCGGACTACAAAATACCGGGAGACGATTTGGATGAATGGTAACTTTCATCTATGTGCATGTGTTTCTATCGAAAGAATGAGTTTATGGATGAATGATTATGAACAATGAAGCtgtgatatatacatatatgcTAAGGTTTGAGAGACACAACCAGCGGTTGTTGCTATCTATTCTTACAACCCTCCTCAAGctccatcatcaaatccgTTGGTTCCGTTCAGATTCAGCCTATATATCCAACAAAGAAAGCGCtctatactgtatatataggCACAATTACTCATTTATATATTCAGATTTACTTTTTGTTGTTTCTTGCTTTGACCAAAGCCCTATAATTTATGCAACAAAGTCTTTCGTTAAGAATGGGTCTTCAGCATATCTAGCATAATCAGGTCGTGCTAAACTGTTGAGGGCTACTTTCACATCTGTCTGTATATCTTCAATTAATGCTTCTACATTATCGTGAAAGGGATGTTCAGGTGATATCAGCATGGATCTATTACTGATATCGATTGATCACTGATAAGGGGATGAACGTGAATCCTCTCCACTATTAGATTAGACTGGGGAATTTTGTGATGAAGAGAGTAGAATGAAGAGTAAGTAAACCTGACTTACCTTTCGAGACGTAATCTAATTCAGGCCTGATATACCCCAACACCAGTACTGACATGTGATGACCATAGAAATCTGCTTTGAACGGATGCATTATGTGAACTTCCTAATAAATGAGAAAATAATAAATTAACTCTTCTTTGTGATCATCCGGGAGGTGATGATGTGGATATAAATCATAAGTACGATAACGAAAATATCGGCAAGTAGACTGAAAAACACAAAGAAGAATACACTTACAGCAGTAATTTTCTCATTTTTGAAATAAGGATTCCAACCTACAGACATGACCATAGGCCAaattttttcatcttgtttattCCATTTTTGTGTATGGTGTTCAGGTGGATATGGAGCAGTGATAGTAGGTATACTTTCCAAAGCTTCTTTCGTTAATTCTTTTTTGTGAAATGGATTTATTTTAGGTTCAATatttggtgttgatggtccagctgaACTGATAGGAGTGTTTAAAGAAGGATGTATTCTTGCAAATCCATAATATATTCCAGTCAtatttaattcatttaatggATCTAATGATGTATCAGGTAAATTTGCTGTCCAATTCAAGTTTTAtcaatacatatatatagtgATATAGTATGATGAGAATTTTAGATTTCGATTTCGATTAGTCAGCACAGGATTCAACGGATTGTATCTTGACTTACCAGTAGGTATACCTAAGAATCTAGCTCCTCTACCAAAACCTTTCGTTACTGTACCTTCCAACTTCATGGGATAAGGttgttcaggttgatcaGGACCTACGATCGTTGGTCTACTTTCTCTCGATATAGGTGCCATAGGTGCGtttggtggtgcaggtgctgGTGCTTGAGCTGCCATTTTGTATAAAGTTTGCAGATAGATATGGTTATTGGACTATACAGCTGTAGATGATGCTTTTATCTTTTTGACTGATGTAACTTGCTTAAGTGATGAATCTCAGAAGAACGTCAAGGAATGTTAAAAGTTGGATGATAAGCTAAATCGCTAAATCAAGCACGAGCTTATAAGCTTTCAACCCTCACCGCCGGTCTAGCACTCCGGCAATAATGTAATGATATGAGGAGGTGATTTGGCGGTTATCTCCGCTATCATCGTATATATAATAACTATTATATTGTTTTCCCGGATTTACGCGATAGCTAGAAGAAGACAGTGACAAAGGACCGAGAGTAAATCATTGTTACTTCATGTCATAAAGCATGGAAATGGAACAGAAAAGGATGTGCCGCAACAATCAAGCAAGGAAGGCTCAAAGTCATAAGTCAAATCGTCGCCAAGCTGAGTCTTAGAAAGAATGAGAACACCTTTTAGTCAGATAACGATAACGCCGAAGAGGTTGATACGATCAATATATTCTcaaacatcatcttcatcattcattcCTAAACCATTAAATCTATATTCACAATCACCTTTGATCCGATCCCATCCCCAATCTAGGAATACATCCTTTGCTAGCGCATTAGATATTACgaatgaagaacaaaatggaAGCTTAAATGATGCTTTGAAACCTGATGATTTCTTATTTTGGCCAAATTTCTTTACGAATGAAGAATGTAAAGTTTTGACTGAAATGGCATTATGGAAATTGGATAGAATCGATACATCTTTGAAAAGACGTAGGAAAGGAAGATTTACCCCGAAATTGGATGATGAGGCAGAGAATACGGATGAAATACAAAAATTGTTCGATAGAGAATATGGATTTGAAGAGGTATGTGTATTTCTATAAAGTATATTGCTCTCGTCGATTATGTTAATTGCTCAAATATGTAAAGCCCCGACTAATATGATTGATCTGGTAGGGTCATTACGATTCagtaattcatcaatataGAGAAACTTTACTATCCTCTCtacctccttcaccttcatcatctttaacttcttctttaatcAAGCTATAttcattattacctgatttacctatCGATAATTTgaagcaagaagaaatacCACCTAAAGGAACTATAACTCATTTACTACACTTATCacctaaaggtgaaatcTTGCCTCATGTAGATAATTTACaagcttcaggtaaattcaTTTGCGGAgtttctttaggttcagaAAGGACTTTGAGATTAcaaagtaaagataaagataagaaagaaggttgGGATGTAAGGTTGGGGAATGGTAGTGTTTACTTACAGCGGTAAGTGATTGCATGAAAAGGTAAACCGTGTACACCATCTGAGCGGTGATTGGGATATTTATCTGGGCAAAATACTGATCTACCCATTGAATGGTGAATAGCGATTCAATACGATATAACTACGAACATTCGATACTACCATATGACTCGGAAGGATCAGTGTGGGATGGAGAACAATTGAAACCAGGTCATAGAATCAGTATAATGATAAGGGTAAGTTGTATGAGTCTTTAAGTATAGTCAAGTCAATGGTAATCCAGCTTATACTATAATATGATTTGAATAGGATACACCAAAAAGACCCGCTGAATTGTAATAATCTATAAGCATCGACGAatgaaagaaggagaaataTATACCTAGCATTCAAATCGTTATACCATCATTACTGTTTTATGCATACcttgttgtttttgatttcGAATTTACGATTATCAACGAAAATGAGCCCAAAAGAATATGCATATAATATACATGAACGATCAAACGATATTCACTATAAATTTTTGTCTTCTAATCTCCATTGTTTTCTCTTCCCTCTTGATATAATTCAACATATTGGAATTCCCACTAAACAATTCGACGTGACCTGACGTTACATATTTGACTAATTCGGTAGAACCATAAAATGCCGTTCTTAGATTACCATTTTTCTCCCTTGAATGTACTGAAAGAAATCTTCCTCAATTTGTGACCAAAAAGATTGTATAAATAGAATAAAATCCTAACATCTTAATGCAGTGTATGATTTAAACAGCCTGTCTCTTTAATTCAGTTAATGCTTTCATGTAATATGCTGTACTTGCTGTCGCTAACAAGCAAACTGTCGCTGGAATTGGCATTCGAGTTTTGATTGTTCGTCTAAGATGATAAGAAGTAAGGAAAGGGATAGAAAGTTTATGTCAGTATTTCATGAAATAGATCATTTACTATATCGGTTAAGTTCATGTTgaattgatggtgatgaatcGGAGGTAAAGGTTTCGATCTAACTTACCTGAGTGTAGGTACTACTAAAGCAGCTGACGAGActaaaaccatcaaaattgataattagCATATCTCAAAGCCACTGTTATTGATTCCCTTCCTTCACGTATCCGTATTCCATAAGGCTACATTCACTTGCTGGTTTTCGTGATTTGAATCTAGTTCATCTCTATCGTCCTATCTGATGGATACATATACTTATATACCCTCCCTCCTTTTTTTCGcataaatcaaatggatgTGAATCACTCACCCACAGCACTTTCATATCCATATTCCATACCATCTCTGATTCTCATTGAGGATAATAACATTGCACTTCCAATTGCGAATGATCCTACTAATGATGGTGTAGAACCGAATTTCGTATAGGCGAAAACACCTCCTAAAAGGGAGAATCCTGATAACTATGAGCAGAGCACATGGATCAGTATTTGATTCTTCCAAATTCGAGAACATTATTTCCACCACAATTATATTCATGACATGGTATACACAGATATTTGACATACTGTTGCTATTGGTTTATGAGACTAGAGAAACCATTCATACAAGTCAGTACGatgtatcatcaaatgatacCACTCAGATAGGCAGCGCTCACCATTGTTTCTATGATGCTTGCAATATTGGCTATTATGTATAAATGTATGAGTGAAGATGTGATGTGTTTTAACATGCATTCAGCATTCctcatcaattgatcaagcATCTATTAGAAAGTCATAATAGTCACAACGTCACCGAGGTAATTTACCGTCATAATCGCTCGTGCAATCACAAGTTCCGGTCCGACGTACAACCGGTTAATTCCTAGAATTCTGGTTATTTGCCACCAGGCTAACCAACCATTTTTAGATCGTTTGGTATGGGATTTTCGTGGCATATGTGCAGATCTTGAGGGGCAATTGGTGGGCTCCATGGGTTagtttatctgatttagcCTATTACAAACATTTGCATATTCTTCTCAATTTCATATATGGAACGTAGTATAAAACGCCACTCTGTACATATTCGATGCTCTGTTCTCATACCTTCAAAGACTCTTGAAACCTGCTCATTGTAATTACTTCATTTTTTTCAGCTGAATGCCTAGTCTTAATGCAATAATTGAATAATATCTTTCACCTCTTGAGGAAGATCTGAACTTTCTTCGATACCTAGAGAGGCTTTTAAGAAAACTTCGAGATCCAAAGTCATTTTTCCGTCTTTAGAATACAAACCTTTCGGGATGTATGGTTCTAATTCTTTGAATCGATTCACTAGGTATAATTCcgattcatcaccttcacattGCTCGACAGTTGGAATGAGTGGCGGATCTGACAATTTGGTTAAGGGTGATATGTGATCAGGATCGAGGATCTTGTCTAAGTGATATAAAGTTTGGGATGATTCATCATTCGCCATTcctgattctgattttgatttctcgaTGAAAGGTTTCAATATTTCCAGAACTTCGTCAAGCTTGATTGATCCGGAGAGTGATTTTGCTTTCTTGAGCTGGAAGTGGCGAACTATGCGGGGGGTATACTATGATTTAACAAAGATCAGCTACAATTTTGTGAGAGAATGACTATACGAATTCACCCTGGAAATAGTGTTCCGATATTGAAGCAATTTTTCTGGTGTTGGAGGGGGCACAGCGTAGAGGAGCTATTTGAAATCAGCCTTTTGATAGCATGTTACTTGAGTCGAATGCAAATGATAACCTACTATGTTATGAGCTACATCTTCATAGACTTTGAGCGTTTCCTCGACCATTGAGAACGGGATGGGGACACCCTCGTTGTTGTAAATGATCTTATCCTCAATCGGGTCGATGGATCGTTGAGCGATATCGTAGAGCCATAAGCAGAGATTCTCTATATTAGGATATATCAGTCAGTATACTCTTTTGGGTGAATATCGCGATAATATAGAATGCTGACGAGATACTTACCGACTAAAGTCTCAGCCTTTGCTGATGTTGCTAATGATTCCTCACCATCTTTATTTGCTAAAAATTCAATGTATTCGTCGAAATGTTCAAAGAATCTTTTCAAAGCTTCAGGTTCGAGCTTTGGAATTTGTGATTCCAACTCCTTGATTTCGTCTGCTAATGATGACTTATCATCCGCTGGTTTGGATTGGGATGTTTCCTTATGATTCGTTTCTTGTAAGTGAGCTGGAAGTGGGTTTGAGTTTTGGTTTCTACCTCGACCTGGCATGGTTTGAAGTGGTTCGTCTCAGAGCGGTGAATTGTATGTAAAATGTAATTTCATGAACTGCGATAGtaaagaacaaagagaaatcaagTTAGTTACGCTACACACTGATTTTAAAGCAAAGGTCCAAGATTTAAAGCAATTAATAGAGATTTATGCGCTTACCAAAGGTATGATAACGagatatttggattataAGAGAGCTTAGAAataaataaaaaagaaaagaacgAAACTGAAAAAATGTTGAGGTATAAACATGATGTTTTACGATTTGATTGATACAGTAGAAATGTAGCACACCGGTTAGAGAGTCCTTTCGAAgttgattggatttgatgtaATATCAAAGCAAACTTTAGAGCTTCAAGTGTGTATACACACATATATTGTGTATTCGATTTCGAGTTGCACGTTATAACATGACAATATATATTATACAGTGATTACAAAAAGTCCATGAATCATTCCAATCATCACCGTTGTTGATAGATAAGATCCCCCTTCTTGCACCcatacacctacaccacaCCTGTTATTTTCTTTATAGCTCCTAACCAttgttctttcaattcagCTGTATCAgcattatacatatatgtcGTTGCAGCCTAGGAAAAAACGATATCATGTTAGCCAACAGATACTCCTTAAGgttatacagtatatactTACGGTTTGTACAATAAAAGATTTTGAACCTTTTTCTTgaacatcaacaactttaTTCGATAAACC
This is a stretch of genomic DNA from Kwoniella dendrophila CBS 6074 chromosome 3, complete sequence. It encodes these proteins:
- a CDS encoding cofilin — its product is MVGLTFDLYLFEYQQYLSSGVQPTQECLEKFQELKTGKKMTYVIYGLSEDKKSIIVLKTSEDKDFDNFVGELPEKECRWAVYDYEFTLPGGEGIRNKLVFVVWSPDDANVKNKMMFASSKDALRRRLEGIHIEIQATDFSEITKDAILEKALRR